The Methylococcus sp. Mc7 genomic sequence TGGCCTCCGCCACGATCTTCTCGCGGGTCAGGGCCGCGCCGCCGCCCTTGATCATCTGCTTGGCCGCGTTGACTTCGTCGGCGCCGTCCACGTACACGTCCAGGGTGCCGGCGGCGTTGAGGTCGAGCACCGGGATGCCGATCTTCTTCAGGCGCTCGGAGCTGGCCTGGGAGCTGGACACCGCGCCTTCGATCCCGCCTTTGAGATCGGCCAGTAAATCAATAAAATGGTTCACGGTCGAGCCGGTCCCCACCCCCAGGATGGTGACGTCCTTGACATAATCCAATGCCGCTTCGGCGACTTTCCGTTTGAGTTCGTCTTGAGTCATTGCCTTTTCTGCCATCGTGTGTAATCAAACCGGTGGCGGATGATACTGGGAAAACCGCCCCGCTGCCATGATGGCCCCCCGCCCCGAACCATGCTGCAGAAATACATAGAGAAGATACTGCGCGCCCGCGTCTACGACGTGGCCCAGGAAACCCCGCTGGACCCGGCGCCCGGCCTGTCGCGGCGGCTGGACAACACGGTGCTGATCAAGCGCGAGGACCTGCAGCCGGTGTTCTCGTTCAAGCTGCGCGGCGCCTACAACAAGATCGCCTCGCTCAGCCCCGAGGCGCGCGCGGCGGGTGTCATCGCGGCTTCCGCCGGCAACCACGCCCAGGGCGTCGCACTGGCGGCGCAGCGGTTGGGCATCCGGGCCGTGATCGTGATGCCCTGC encodes the following:
- the rpiA gene encoding ribose-5-phosphate isomerase RpiA; this encodes MTQDELKRKVAEAALDYVKDVTILGVGTGSTVNHFIDLLADLKGGIEGAVSSSQASSERLKKIGIPVLDLNAAGTLDVYVDGADEVNAAKQMIKGGGAALTREKIVAEASLKFVCIVDETKYVDVLGKFPLPVEVIPMARSLVARRLVELGGTPVWRENCVTDNGNVILDVHNLSITDPVELEHRINDIPGVVCNGVFALRPADVVLLGSPSGVRTLP